CCTTCGCGGTAGAATTTTTTGTCGCCCCCGGCGGCGGCATACATGTCGTCATGCAGCGGTTGCCAGTTGACGGTGGTAAAAGTCACATCGCCCGCCGCCATTGAGGTGTAACCGACGTTGTAATCCACTTCGTCCGGGGTATTCACGGTGTAACCGAGTTTTTCCAGAGCGCGGCTTACCAGTAATGTCTGGAAGCTCTCTTCGGCGATAGTGCTTTGAAAAGGCTTCACGGTGATGCCTTTGCCTGGCAGTTCTGCGTCCGCAGCAAATGCACTGGTCGAGACAAGGGTGGCAAACGCTGTGGCAAAAAGTACGCTATGTCGCATCGTTGTTCCTTATTGTTCAGGTGGGATACTGCTGCCCGGCGAGTTGCCGGGCGACAGATTATTTAGCGAAAGGGCGGGTCAGCAGACCCAGCGGGCCGGTTTGATACCAGCGACGATTACCGCGGCTGCGGGAATCGCGACCGACAGCCTGCGTCAGGCGGTCGAGAATGATGGCGAGGATAACAATCCCTACGCCGCCAACGGTGGCAAGCCCCATATCAAGGCGGCCAATACCGCGCAGTACCATCTGGCCAAGCCCGCCAACGGCGATCATTGAGGCGATCACTACCATGGAGAGGGCAAGCATCAACGTCTGGTTAATTCCCGCCATAATGGTGGGCATGGCCAGCGGTAACTGTACTTTAAACAACATCTGGCGCGGGCTTGCGCCAAATGAGCGCGAGGCTTCAATCAAATCGGCCGGCACCTGGTTGATACCGAGAATGGTCAGACGCACCACCGGCGGCAGGGCGAAGATAATGGTCACCACCACGCCCGGTACATTGCCGATACCAAACAGCATCACAATTGGCACCAGGTAGACAAACGCGGGGGTGGTCTGCATTGCATCCAACAGCGGGCGAACGATTTTCGCCGCGCGCTGGCTGCGTGCCAGCCAAATCCCCATTGGCAAGCCGATCACCACGCAAAACAGCAGGGCGGTCAGCACCAGCGCTAATGTCACCATCGCCTGCGACCAGGCACCGATGGCGCCAATAGCAATCAGTGATACCAGCGTGGCGATGCCCATTCCGGCGCTGCTCATCTGCCAGGCGATCAGCGAGAAAAGAATAATCGCCACCGGTGCGGGCATGCCCAGCAGCATTTGCTGGAACGCGCTGAGGATGTAATCCACCGGCACGCGAATACCCTGAAACAGCGGGCGGAAGTGCATCACCACCCAGTCGATCGCCTGTGTTACCCAGCTATCAAGCGGGATCAGCGTTTTATGGAACGGGTCCATAATATTGAAGTGTTCCGGCGCGGGTGTCGGCGCGCTGTGCAGCCAGTCAGCGCTGCCGCCATCGGCTGGTGCGCTACTGCCGTTGCCCCAGGCATCCGCAGACTGCGCGGCGTTGTCGGTTGCCGGTGCGCTATCCCACGGGTTGTTTTGATCAGCCATTGTTTGCCCCCTCGCGATCTAAAGCTTGCAGCAGCATCCGTTTGGAGATGATGCCCACATACTGTTGCTCTTCACCTACCACCGGTACGGCGCAGGGCGCTTGTCCAACGTGGGAGAGCAACTCGCTGAGCGGCGTTTCGGCATCCACCGCAAGCGGGGAGTCGATTAACGCCGCCTCGATACCCTGGCTTTGACCGAGCGCCTCTTTCAGGGAGTCGATGGAGACAACGCCGACAAATTTATTGCCGCGTTCAATCACATAACCGAATTCACGGTCTTCATCCTGCAATACTTTCAGCGCCGAACGCGGGCCGAAGCCGGGCGTTTTGCGAATTAGCCCGACAGGCGTTCGACGCGCAATATCTTTGGCGCTAAATACCTGACTAATATCGACGCCACGGAAGAAGGTGCGCACATAATCATTGGCCGGATTATTCAATATTTCATCCGGCGTGCCGACCTGCACAACTTCACCGTTTTGCATAATGGCAATTCTGTCGCCAATACGCATGGCTTCATCGAGATCGTGGGAAATAAATACAATTGTGCGCTGGTGTTTGGCCTGAAGCTTTACCAGTTCATCCTGCATTTCGGTGCGAATTAATGGATCGAGTGCGGAGAAGGCTTCATCCATTAATAAGATATCGGGGTTGATGGCTAATGCGCGCGCCAGACCAACACGCTGGCGCATACCGCCAGAGAGTTCATCCGGATAACTGTGCGCATAATTCTCCAGCCCAACCTGGCGCAGCGCGTCCAGCGCTTTTTCCTGGCGTTCTTGCGCCGCAATACCGGCTAACTCCATGCCAAAGGCGGCATTATCCAGCACCGTCATATGGGGCATTAGCGCAAATGACTGGAAGACCATCGCAATCTTTTTCCTGCGCACCTCGCGTAATTCGGCGTCTGATATTTTGGCGATATCCACGCCGTCAATCAGCACCTGTCCGCGGGTGGGTTCAATCAGGCGATTGAGAAGGCGTACCATAGTGGATTTACCCGATCCGGATAACCCCATGATGACAAATATCTCGCCTTCTTCAATGGCCAGACTGGCGTCTTTCACGCCAAGCGACAGACCCGTTTTTTCCAGAATTTTCTCTTTCGAAAGTCCTTTTTCAATATATTTGAAAGCCCGCTGCGGATGCTCGCCAAATATCTTATAAAGGTTTTTAACTTCTAATTTAATTGCCATGCAATAATAGAGTTCCTGTTATTTATTGTGTCGATATCGTACCTGGTGAGAATAATTGACTGGATATACCCTAGCATACTCAGAATCTGAGACAACCCTGAATTTCCCGTCTTTAAGAATTTGCTTAAGCGATAATTGCCGCCATTTCCCATGAAATAAGGGCTGGCGGCGGATGAGATTTTTTTTGAAATTCATCGGGAAATCGCATCTGAATAGTGCTGATTCAGATGAAAATGACGAAACAATTACAGTGTAGAAGCTGAAAGGATATTGTGCTGAGAAAACACCAGGGAGCGAATGAAATAGTAATACCCTTTTTCGTGGCAGGTTATTTTAAATTAAATATTAGCGAGAATATTCCTCTCCCGATGGGGAGAGGAAAACGCAATCAGAAGTTCCAGTCTTCGTCTTCGGTTTCGACGGCTTTACCCATCACATAGGACGAACCGGAGCCGGAGAAAAAGTCGTGGTTTTCATCGGCATTTGGCGAGAGCGCGGACAAAATTGCCGGGTTCACGTCGGCCATTTCCGGCGGGAATAATGGCTCGTAACCAAGGTTCATCAAGGCTTTGTTGGCGTTGTAGCAGAGAAACGCTTTCACATCTTCGTCCCAGCCACTCCCGGCGTAAAGATCGTCGGTGTAACGCAGTTCGTTCTCGTAGAGATCCATCAGCAGATCGAGCGCGAAGTTTTTCAGCTCTTCGCGTTTTTCCGCACTCACTTTTTCCAGCCCTTTCTGGTACTTATAACCAATGTAGTAGCCGTGCACCGCTTCATCGCGAATGATCAGGCGAATCAAATCGGCGGTGTTAGTGAGCTTACCGCGGCTCGACCAGTACATCGGTAACCAGAAACCGGAATAGAAGAGGAAAGATTCCAGAAACACGCTGGCGATTTTCTTCTTCAGCGGCTCATCGGCACGGTAATACTGCAAAATCAGTTGCGCTTTGCGCTGCAATGCGGCGTTCTCTTCGCTCCAGTTATAAGCGGCGTCGACATCTCTGGTCTGGCAGAGTGTAGAGAAAATAGAGCTGTAAGAGCGCGCGTGCACCGCCTCCATAAAGCTGACATTCGACAACACCGCCTCTTCGTGCGGCGTTAGCGCGTCCGCCATCAACGCCGGTGCGCCGACGGTGTTCTGAATGGTGTCGAGTAATGTCAGACCGGTAAAAACGCGAATAGTAAGCTGCTGTTCTGCCGGGCTTAACGTCTGCCAGGCAGGAATATCGTTCGACAGCGGCACTTTTTCCGGCAACCAGAAGTTGCTGGTCAGGCGGTTCCACACTTCCAGATCTTTATCATCCTGGATTTTGTTCCAGTTCACCGCGCTGACGCGTGATAGTTGGCTCATCCTTTTCTCCTTACAACGCGCAGGACACGCAGCCCTGGATTTCGGTGCCTTCCAGCGCAAGCTGGCGCAGGCGAATGTAATACAGCGACTTAATGCCTTTTTTCCAGGCGTAAATCTGCGCTTTGTTGATATCGCGGGTGGTGGCGGTGTCTTTAAAGAACAGCGTCAGCGATAACCCCTGATCCACATGGCGCGTGGCTTCGGCATAGGTATCAATGATCTTTTCCGGCCCGATGTCGTAGGCGTCTTCATACAGCGCCAGGTTGTCGTTGGTCATAAACGGCGCCGGGTAGTAAACGCGCCCGGTTTTGCCCTCTTTGCGGATCTCAATTTTCGACACAATCGGATGAATGCTTGATGTCGCATGGTTGATATACGAGATCGACCCGGTGGGCGGCACGGCCTGAAGATTCTGGTTGTAGATCCCGTAGCGCATCACATCATCACGCAGTTGTTGCCACATCTCACGGGTTGGGATGGTAATGCCAGCACATTCAAACAGCGCCCGCACTTTTTCCGTTTTCGGTTGCCAGTTGCCCTCAAGGTACTGGTTGAAATACTCGCCGCTGGCGTAGCGCGAGGCCGGGAAACCGGCAAAATGCTGACCGCGTTCGCGGGCGATCATCATGGAGGTATGCAGTGCATGCCAGGTGATGGTGTAGAAGTAGAAATTGGTGAAATCCAGTCCCTCTTCGCTGCCATAGG
This genomic interval from Kosakonia sacchari SP1 contains the following:
- the proW gene encoding glycine betaine/L-proline ABC transporter permease ProW, yielding MADQNNPWDSAPATDNAAQSADAWGNGSSAPADGGSADWLHSAPTPAPEHFNIMDPFHKTLIPLDSWVTQAIDWVVMHFRPLFQGIRVPVDYILSAFQQMLLGMPAPVAIILFSLIAWQMSSAGMGIATLVSLIAIGAIGAWSQAMVTLALVLTALLFCVVIGLPMGIWLARSQRAAKIVRPLLDAMQTTPAFVYLVPIVMLFGIGNVPGVVVTIIFALPPVVRLTILGINQVPADLIEASRSFGASPRQMLFKVQLPLAMPTIMAGINQTLMLALSMVVIASMIAVGGLGQMVLRGIGRLDMGLATVGGVGIVILAIILDRLTQAVGRDSRSRGNRRWYQTGPLGLLTRPFAK
- the nrdF gene encoding class 1b ribonucleoside-diphosphate reductase subunit beta translates to MSQLSRVSAVNWNKIQDDKDLEVWNRLTSNFWLPEKVPLSNDIPAWQTLSPAEQQLTIRVFTGLTLLDTIQNTVGAPALMADALTPHEEAVLSNVSFMEAVHARSYSSIFSTLCQTRDVDAAYNWSEENAALQRKAQLILQYYRADEPLKKKIASVFLESFLFYSGFWLPMYWSSRGKLTNTADLIRLIIRDEAVHGYYIGYKYQKGLEKVSAEKREELKNFALDLLMDLYENELRYTDDLYAGSGWDEDVKAFLCYNANKALMNLGYEPLFPPEMADVNPAILSALSPNADENHDFFSGSGSSYVMGKAVETEDEDWNF
- the proV gene encoding glycine betaine/L-proline ABC transporter ATP-binding protein ProV, with the protein product MAIKLEVKNLYKIFGEHPQRAFKYIEKGLSKEKILEKTGLSLGVKDASLAIEEGEIFVIMGLSGSGKSTMVRLLNRLIEPTRGQVLIDGVDIAKISDAELREVRRKKIAMVFQSFALMPHMTVLDNAAFGMELAGIAAQERQEKALDALRQVGLENYAHSYPDELSGGMRQRVGLARALAINPDILLMDEAFSALDPLIRTEMQDELVKLQAKHQRTIVFISHDLDEAMRIGDRIAIMQNGEVVQVGTPDEILNNPANDYVRTFFRGVDISQVFSAKDIARRTPVGLIRKTPGFGPRSALKVLQDEDREFGYVIERGNKFVGVVSIDSLKEALGQSQGIEAALIDSPLAVDAETPLSELLSHVGQAPCAVPVVGEEQQYVGIISKRMLLQALDREGANNG